A genomic region of Bernardetia sp. ABR2-2B contains the following coding sequences:
- the rpoN gene encoding RNA polymerase factor sigma-54 gives MQKLTVKQSLSQKLSPQQIQFIKLLQIPTAELDSRVEEELESNPALEEGREKEKEKEDDNSDDYDEMDYSETSLDSLKDSTADINVNDYLSQDDVAGYKMQGDGNYQEEDRDMPISSMNSLIDELTRQLGYLRLDERMHTIGMQLIGSIDDDGYIRRDLDAIVNDLAFIQNIQTGRPEVEKLLRRIQQFDPAGIAARDLQECLLIQLKRQEKIKKEDEPLTEENKGEFKILEDAIHLISMCFEEFKKKHFKKIQRKLNLSEDELRSAMGVILKLNPKPGGSGSGMVKVQYVIPDFTIKYNNGNLDLSLNSRNAPQLHVSRNYTNMLEGYDKSDKKDKKLKQEVSFVKQKLDAAKWFIDAIKQRQQTLLKTMSAIMEYQREFFLEGEDSKLRPMILKDIANEIGMDISTVSRVANSKAVQTDFGVFPLKYFFSESIQTDSGEDVSSKEVKAILKGLIEDESKRKPYSDDKLEKLLRARGYQIARRTVAKYREQLNIPVARLRKEV, from the coding sequence ATGCAAAAATTAACAGTAAAACAATCACTTAGTCAGAAGCTATCGCCACAGCAGATACAGTTTATAAAATTATTACAAATTCCAACAGCAGAACTAGACTCTAGGGTTGAGGAAGAACTGGAAAGCAACCCTGCTTTAGAAGAAGGAAGAGAAAAAGAGAAGGAAAAAGAAGATGATAATAGTGATGATTATGATGAAATGGATTATTCTGAAACATCTTTAGATTCCCTAAAAGATTCGACAGCAGATATAAATGTGAATGATTATTTAAGTCAAGATGATGTAGCAGGGTATAAAATGCAAGGCGACGGAAATTATCAAGAAGAAGATAGAGATATGCCTATTTCTTCAATGAATTCTCTAATAGACGAACTTACTCGTCAGCTTGGTTATCTGCGCCTAGACGAGCGTATGCACACGATTGGAATGCAACTCATTGGCAGTATTGATGACGATGGTTATATCAGAAGAGACCTAGATGCTATCGTAAATGACCTTGCTTTCATACAAAATATTCAGACAGGCAGACCAGAAGTAGAAAAGTTATTACGCAGGATTCAGCAATTTGACCCAGCAGGAATTGCCGCTAGAGATTTGCAAGAATGTTTGTTGATTCAGCTCAAAAGACAAGAAAAAATAAAAAAGGAAGATGAGCCTCTCACAGAAGAAAACAAGGGAGAGTTTAAGATTTTAGAAGATGCAATTCACCTTATCTCTATGTGTTTTGAAGAATTTAAGAAAAAACACTTTAAGAAAATACAGCGCAAACTCAATCTTTCGGAAGATGAGTTGCGTTCGGCAATGGGAGTTATTCTAAAATTAAACCCAAAACCTGGTGGTTCGGGTTCTGGAATGGTAAAGGTGCAATATGTAATCCCAGATTTTACCATAAAATATAACAATGGCAATTTAGACCTTTCACTCAACTCTAGAAATGCTCCACAGCTTCATGTCAGTAGAAATTACACAAACATGCTAGAGGGTTATGATAAAAGTGATAAGAAAGATAAAAAACTAAAACAAGAAGTGTCGTTTGTAAAGCAAAAATTAGATGCTGCAAAATGGTTTATCGATGCTATCAAACAACGCCAACAAACACTTCTCAAAACAATGAGTGCCATAATGGAATATCAAAGGGAATTCTTTTTAGAAGGGGAAGATTCAAAGCTTCGCCCAATGATTTTGAAGGATATTGCTAATGAAATAGGAATGGATATTTCAACAGTTTCTAGGGTTGCAAATAGTAAGGCTGTTCAGACTGACTTTGGAGTTTTTCCATTAAAGTATTTCTTTTCTGAGAGTATTCAAACTGACTCGGGTGAAGATGTAAGTAGCAAAGAAGTGAAAGCTATTTTGAAAGGACTCATTGAAGACGAGAGCAAACGCAAACCTTATTCAGACGATAAGCTAGAAAAATTATTACGTGCTAGAGGCTATCAAATTGCACGTAGAACAGTTGCCAAATACAGAGAACAACTCAATATTCCTGTGGCTAGACTTAGAAAAGAGGTTTAA
- a CDS encoding DUF5989 family protein has protein sequence MDFLKDLWAFMMQRKKFWLAPMIIILMLLGVLIVIGGGSAIAPFIYTLF, from the coding sequence ATGGATTTTTTAAAAGATTTATGGGCATTTATGATGCAGCGTAAAAAGTTTTGGCTTGCTCCAATGATTATCATTTTGATGCTTTTGGGTGTTCTTATCGTTATTGGTGGTGGTTCTGCGATTGCTCCTTTTATTTATACCTTATTTTAA
- a CDS encoding carbamoyltransferase produces the protein MNILGISAFYHDSAAALLQDGKIIAAAQEERFTRIKHDPSFPSQAIKYCLEESGLTLDKLDAIVFYDKPLLKFERLLETYYAFSPKGLLSFLTAIPVWLKEKMFLKRMIYQELKEIEDYDKKSFKLLFPEHHLSHAASAFYPSNYEDAAILTIDGVGEWATVSICHGKGKDITILKELQFPHSLGLLYSAFTYYTGFKVNSGEYKLMGLAPYGNPEAEQTKEFVKKIKETLCHIYPDGSIWLDQSYFNYATGLRMIQEKKWEQLFGVPTRKSESPIDQVHCDLALAIQQVTEEVVILMAKEAQRLTGSKNLCMAGGVALNCVANGKLEKANVFENIFIQPAAGDAGGALGAAQAAYHIYFGQEREITDTLDQMQGSYLGPQFSELDIQKMGRKYNAVSEKYADFDELAKKTASLLADGNVIGWFQGRMEFGPRALGGRSILGDARNPEMQKKLNLKIKYREGFRPFAPSVLAEKVEEYFEQTTPSPYMLLVQPVKESRQNAFPENYNSMPLMEKLYFLRSDLPSITHIDYSARIQTVHKETNPRYWKLISSFEEQTGYALVVNTSFNVRGEPIVCTPEDAYKCLMRTEMDYLVIGDFIFDKKLQPEWAEKDDWRTEFALD, from the coding sequence ATGAATATTCTCGGTATTTCGGCATTTTATCACGATTCGGCAGCAGCACTCCTACAAGATGGAAAAATAATTGCAGCAGCACAAGAGGAACGTTTTACACGTATAAAACACGACCCAAGTTTTCCTTCTCAAGCTATAAAATACTGTTTGGAAGAATCTGGACTTACACTTGATAAACTAGATGCGATTGTTTTTTATGACAAACCACTTTTAAAGTTTGAACGCCTTTTAGAAACCTATTATGCTTTTTCCCCAAAAGGATTACTTTCATTTCTGACGGCAATTCCTGTTTGGTTAAAAGAAAAAATGTTTTTGAAAAGAATGATTTATCAAGAGCTAAAAGAAATAGAAGACTACGACAAAAAAAGCTTTAAACTTCTCTTTCCTGAACATCATTTATCACACGCTGCGAGTGCTTTTTATCCTTCTAATTACGAAGATGCAGCTATTCTGACGATTGATGGTGTAGGAGAATGGGCAACTGTTTCAATTTGTCATGGAAAAGGAAAAGATATTACTATTCTGAAAGAACTTCAATTTCCTCACTCTCTAGGTCTTTTATATTCTGCTTTTACCTATTATACAGGTTTTAAAGTCAATTCAGGAGAGTATAAATTGATGGGACTTGCACCTTATGGAAATCCTGAAGCAGAACAAACCAAAGAATTTGTAAAGAAAATAAAAGAAACACTTTGTCATATTTATCCTGATGGCTCTATTTGGTTAGACCAGTCATATTTTAATTATGCGACAGGTTTGAGAATGATTCAAGAGAAAAAATGGGAACAACTTTTTGGCGTTCCGACACGAAAATCTGAATCTCCTATTGACCAAGTGCATTGTGATTTAGCTTTAGCCATTCAACAAGTAACCGAAGAAGTAGTTATTTTGATGGCAAAGGAAGCGCAACGTCTAACAGGCTCAAAAAATCTTTGTATGGCTGGTGGAGTGGCACTAAATTGTGTTGCTAATGGAAAGTTAGAAAAGGCAAATGTTTTTGAGAATATTTTTATTCAACCAGCAGCAGGTGATGCAGGTGGAGCTTTAGGAGCAGCACAAGCAGCTTATCATATTTATTTTGGGCAAGAAAGAGAAATTACGGATACCTTAGACCAAATGCAGGGCAGCTATTTAGGTCCTCAATTTTCAGAATTAGATATTCAGAAAATGGGTAGAAAATACAATGCTGTTTCTGAAAAATATGCTGATTTTGATGAGTTAGCCAAAAAAACGGCTTCTCTTTTAGCAGATGGAAATGTAATCGGATGGTTTCAAGGAAGAATGGAATTTGGACCTAGAGCTTTAGGAGGAAGAAGTATTTTGGGTGATGCACGTAATCCAGAAATGCAGAAAAAACTCAATTTGAAGATTAAATATAGAGAAGGATTTAGACCTTTTGCTCCTTCGGTTTTGGCTGAAAAAGTAGAAGAGTATTTTGAACAAACAACACCTTCTCCATATATGCTTTTGGTGCAGCCTGTAAAAGAATCTCGTCAGAATGCTTTTCCAGAAAATTATAATTCGATGCCATTGATGGAAAAATTATATTTTTTGAGAAGTGATTTGCCTTCTATTACACACATTGATTATTCGGCTCGTATTCAGACGGTTCATAAAGAAACAAATCCTAGATATTGGAAACTGATTAGTTCTTTTGAAGAACAAACAGGTTATGCTTTGGTAGTAAATACCAGTTTTAATGTGCGTGGTGAACCTATCGTTTGTACTCCAGAAGATGCTTACAAATGCTTGATGCGTACCGAAATGGATTATTTAGTCATTGGAGATTTTATTTTTGATAAAAAACTTCAACCTGAATGGGCTGAAAAAGATGATTGGCGTACAGAATTTGCATTAGACTAA
- the guaA gene encoding glutamine-hydrolyzing GMP synthase, producing the protein MQEKIIILDFGSQYTQLIARRVRELNVFCEIHPFNNIPNIDLSSNEVKGIILSGSPYSVHQEDSPRVPQISEWRKKLPILAVCYGAQLLAHTHEGEVKRSETREYGRAKLIPVIENPLLEGITADSQIWMSHGDSIYSLPDSIEVIAKTASIPVAAYHFKGEPTYGLQFHPEVTHSTDGKKIVENFLVNICKCSQDWTPAAFAEDTIKALKEKLGNDKVVLALSGGVDSTVAAVLLHKAIGKNLYGIFVDNGLLRKGEFEQVLETYHKMGLNVTGVDSKERFYHKLKDKSDPEDKRKAIGYTFIEVFDEEAKRIQDVKWLGQGTIYPDVIESVSVKGPSATIKSHHNVGGLPEKMNLKIVEPLRDLFKDEVRRVGAELGIDNFILQRHPFPGPGLAIRILGAVSVDRVDILQEVDAIFINGLKEAGLYDDVWQAGSILLPVNSVGVMGDERTYENVVALRAVTSLDGMTADWCHLPYDFLAEISNKIINNVRGVNRVVYDISSKPPATIEWE; encoded by the coding sequence ATGCAAGAAAAAATTATTATCCTAGATTTTGGTTCACAATATACACAGCTTATCGCTCGTCGTGTTCGTGAACTCAATGTATTTTGTGAAATACACCCTTTTAATAATATTCCTAATATTGATTTATCTTCAAATGAAGTAAAAGGAATTATTCTTTCAGGGAGTCCGTATTCGGTGCATCAAGAAGATTCGCCTAGAGTACCACAGATTTCAGAATGGCGCAAAAAACTACCTATTTTAGCTGTTTGTTATGGCGCACAACTCTTAGCTCATACGCATGAAGGCGAAGTAAAGCGTTCAGAAACTCGTGAATATGGCAGAGCAAAACTAATTCCTGTTATAGAAAATCCACTTTTAGAAGGAATCACAGCCGATTCTCAAATTTGGATGTCGCACGGAGATAGTATTTATTCTCTTCCAGATTCTATTGAAGTGATTGCCAAAACAGCGAGTATTCCTGTTGCAGCTTATCATTTTAAAGGCGAACCTACTTACGGTTTGCAATTCCACCCAGAAGTAACTCATTCGACAGACGGAAAAAAGATTGTAGAAAATTTCTTAGTCAATATTTGTAAATGTTCACAAGACTGGACACCTGCTGCTTTTGCAGAAGATACTATTAAAGCCTTGAAGGAAAAATTAGGCAACGATAAAGTTGTTTTGGCTCTTTCGGGTGGTGTAGATTCTACGGTAGCTGCTGTTTTGCTTCATAAAGCGATTGGAAAAAACTTATACGGAATTTTTGTTGATAATGGTCTTTTGAGAAAAGGAGAATTCGAACAAGTTTTGGAAACTTATCATAAAATGGGTCTAAATGTAACTGGCGTAGATTCTAAAGAACGTTTTTATCACAAACTAAAAGACAAAAGCGACCCAGAAGATAAACGAAAAGCAATCGGTTATACATTTATTGAAGTTTTTGATGAAGAAGCAAAACGCATTCAAGATGTAAAATGGCTCGGACAAGGAACAATTTATCCCGATGTAATCGAATCTGTTTCTGTAAAAGGTCCTTCTGCTACTATCAAATCACATCACAATGTTGGAGGACTTCCTGAAAAGATGAATCTTAAAATTGTAGAGCCTTTACGTGATTTGTTTAAAGATGAAGTTAGACGAGTTGGTGCAGAGCTTGGAATCGATAATTTTATCTTACAACGCCACCCTTTCCCAGGGCCGGGATTAGCTATTCGTATTTTGGGAGCTGTTTCAGTTGATAGAGTAGATATTTTGCAAGAAGTAGATGCTATTTTTATTAATGGACTCAAAGAAGCAGGTTTGTATGATGATGTTTGGCAAGCTGGTTCAATTCTTCTGCCTGTCAATTCGGTTGGTGTAATGGGTGATGAGCGTACGTATGAAAATGTAGTTGCGCTACGTGCCGTAACGAGTTTGGACGGAATGACAGCAGATTGGTGTCATTTGCCTTACGATTTTTTGGCTGAAATTTCGAATAAAATCATCAATAATGTAAGAGGTGTAAACCGAGTAGTTTATGATATTAGCTCAAAACCTCCTGCTACGATTGAATGGGAATAG
- a CDS encoding DnaJ domain-containing protein codes for MQNHYTTLGIPELASQEQAKVAFKRLAVEYHPDKNPNNPVAEELFKQINEAYQVLSNPVMKQQYDTTLRFVYSYSYYVNHRPAEADQNFKRYHEQTKDPKNTNLFSTLISIGIIVYMFLLVNSVHNFMSRFHYYQALQNIEIKEYDTAIDELSYAIGYDKSFATAYFLRAKLYSEHFRFPTGALKDYTKAIENALIQESDFYLERGIAYGKINEREGAITDFSTALDLSKYEQKTAQEIADEYYKSLKEYELAIEIYTTLIGQDSTKSIYYEKRALAYANLQNDNLAQKDFEKVVQKSENQTEKRVEIIAKLENEVKNYVLALKNNFILINQYPTESNFHYTRSNLFFKLNNQEKGMENLDIAIFYNDGKKEYYVQRAKLLLDLQQPDKACKDWKKARELGNTIKNTTLDFFCFDELDTN; via the coding sequence ATGCAAAATCATTATACTACTTTAGGAATCCCAGAACTTGCTTCTCAAGAACAAGCTAAAGTAGCCTTTAAACGCTTGGCAGTAGAGTATCACCCCGACAAAAACCCTAATAATCCTGTTGCAGAAGAGCTTTTTAAGCAGATTAATGAAGCCTATCAAGTTTTGTCTAATCCAGTTATGAAGCAACAATATGATACCACACTTCGATTTGTTTATTCGTATAGTTATTATGTTAATCATCGCCCAGCAGAAGCTGACCAAAACTTCAAACGTTATCATGAGCAGACTAAAGACCCAAAAAACACAAACCTTTTTTCTACCTTAATCTCTATCGGAATAATAGTTTATATGTTTCTACTTGTAAATTCTGTGCATAATTTTATGAGTAGGTTTCATTATTATCAAGCTCTTCAAAATATTGAAATCAAAGAGTATGATACAGCAATAGATGAACTTAGTTATGCTATCGGATATGACAAATCATTTGCAACAGCTTATTTTTTAAGAGCAAAATTATATAGTGAGCATTTTAGATTCCCAACAGGAGCATTAAAAGACTATACAAAGGCAATTGAAAATGCACTCATTCAAGAAAGTGATTTTTATCTGGAAAGAGGAATTGCTTATGGTAAAATAAATGAAAGAGAAGGAGCAATTACAGATTTTTCGACGGCTCTTGACCTAAGTAAATATGAACAAAAGACAGCTCAAGAAATAGCTGATGAATATTATAAGAGTCTTAAAGAGTATGAATTAGCCATCGAAATTTATACTACTTTGATTGGACAAGATTCTACAAAGTCTATTTATTATGAAAAGAGGGCTTTAGCTTACGCAAATCTTCAGAATGATAATTTGGCTCAAAAAGATTTTGAAAAAGTAGTCCAGAAAAGTGAGAATCAGACTGAAAAGCGAGTGGAAATAATAGCAAAGCTAGAAAATGAAGTCAAAAATTATGTTTTAGCTTTAAAAAATAACTTTATTCTTATCAACCAATATCCAACAGAATCAAACTTTCATTATACTCGTTCGAATTTGTTTTTTAAACTGAATAATCAAGAGAAAGGAATGGAAAATTTAGATATAGCTATTTTTTATAATGATGGTAAAAAAGAATATTATGTCCAAAGAGCAAAGTTACTGTTAGACCTTCAACAACCTGATAAAGCCTGTAAGGATTGGAAAAAAGCAAGAGAGTTAGGAAACACTATCAAAAACACAACACTAGATTTTTTCTGTTTTGATGAACTAGATACAAATTAA